In Nocardioides faecalis, the following proteins share a genomic window:
- a CDS encoding collagen-like triple helix repeat-containing protein, protein MAISGTHVAAGPRRAVLLGTATLVLLVAGALVWSVLRAAPDPTVPAREASARASVAPGAADVAVVDAVGSLAVLRDFDAARAAAWAAGDVTALRGLYVRGSEAGRADVAMLRSWLARGLRVEQMTMQVLAVELRERTPRRIVLVVTDRLHGAVAVRAGSQAGTRSGAGERRALPQDGRSTRRLVFRRQGGQWRVASVRDVAAPGESGEPGESGEPGESGEPGESGQAGDR, encoded by the coding sequence ATGGCGATCTCGGGCACCCATGTCGCGGCCGGCCCCCGCCGCGCGGTGCTCCTCGGGACGGCGACTCTGGTGCTGCTGGTCGCCGGCGCGCTCGTCTGGAGCGTGCTCCGTGCGGCCCCGGATCCGACGGTGCCGGCCCGCGAGGCGAGCGCGCGGGCGAGCGTGGCACCGGGTGCGGCGGACGTCGCGGTCGTCGACGCCGTCGGCTCCCTGGCGGTGCTGCGGGACTTCGACGCCGCCCGGGCGGCGGCGTGGGCGGCCGGTGACGTGACGGCGCTGCGCGGGCTCTACGTCCGCGGCTCGGAGGCCGGGCGTGCCGACGTGGCGATGCTGCGCTCGTGGCTGGCGCGCGGGCTGCGCGTGGAGCAGATGACCATGCAGGTGCTCGCGGTGGAGCTGCGTGAGCGCACGCCGCGGCGCATCGTGCTGGTGGTCACCGACCGGCTGCACGGCGCGGTCGCGGTCCGGGCGGGGTCGCAAGCGGGGACGCGGTCCGGCGCCGGTGAGCGGCGTGCGTTGCCGCAGGACGGGCGCAGCACCCGCCGGTTGGTGTTCCGGCGCCAGGGCGGGCAGTGGCGGGTGGCGTCGGTGCGTGACGTCGCGGCGCCGGGGGAGTCGGGTGAGCCGGGGGAGTCGGGGGAGCCGGGGGAGTCGGGCGAGCCGGGCGAATCGGGCCAGGCCGGGGACCGGTGA
- a CDS encoding TIGR01777 family oxidoreductase — MADSPALTVVVAGASGFLGTHLCTRLKGRGHRVLRLVRRPANGPEESTWDPEAGVVDTALIGAADVVVNLAGAPLLGNVHSKRWAHEVLRSRVATTTTLATTVAAVATPPALLNASGVSWYGDHGPATLTEASDTRGHALLTRVAREWEAATAPAVAAGARVVLLRTAPVQDRRHPPLRQQRLQFALGAGGRLGSGRQHMPLISLRDWVSATVFLAEHAEASGPVNLCAPRPPTNAEFTRALAGLVHRPALFAVPAPAVRLAAGPMADEVLGSMDLRPQALLDLGYEFADPDVTAVLASGLAERDA; from the coding sequence ATGGCTGACTCCCCCGCGCTCACCGTCGTCGTCGCCGGCGCCTCGGGCTTCCTCGGCACCCACCTGTGCACCCGGCTCAAGGGCCGGGGCCACCGGGTCCTCCGACTGGTCCGCCGCCCCGCGAACGGTCCGGAGGAGTCCACCTGGGACCCCGAGGCCGGGGTGGTGGACACCGCGCTGATCGGTGCCGCCGACGTGGTGGTCAACCTCGCCGGAGCGCCGCTGCTCGGCAACGTGCACTCCAAGCGCTGGGCGCACGAGGTGCTGCGCAGCAGGGTCGCGACCACCACCACGCTGGCGACCACCGTCGCCGCCGTGGCCACCCCGCCCGCGCTGCTCAACGCCTCCGGCGTCAGCTGGTACGGCGACCACGGCCCCGCGACGCTCACCGAGGCCTCCGACACCCGCGGTCACGCCCTGCTCACCCGGGTGGCGCGCGAGTGGGAGGCGGCCACCGCTCCGGCCGTGGCCGCTGGGGCGCGGGTGGTGCTGCTGCGCACCGCGCCGGTGCAGGACCGGCGCCACCCTCCGCTGCGCCAGCAACGGCTGCAGTTCGCCCTCGGCGCCGGTGGGCGACTGGGCAGCGGGCGCCAGCACATGCCGCTGATCTCGTTGCGCGACTGGGTGAGCGCGACGGTCTTCCTCGCCGAGCACGCCGAGGCGTCCGGTCCGGTGAACCTGTGCGCACCGCGCCCGCCGACCAATGCCGAGTTCACCCGCGCGCTGGCCGGACTCGTGCACCGGCCGGCCCTGTTCGCCGTACCGGCACCGGCGGTCCGGCTCGCCGCGGGCCCGATGGCCGACGAGGTGCTGGGGTCGATGGACCTGCGCCCCCAGGCGCTGCTCGACCTCGGCTACGAGTTCGCCGACCCCGACGTCACCGCCGTGCTGGCCTCCGGGCTCGCCGAGCGCGACGCCTGA
- a CDS encoding DUF6263 family protein, translating into MTRSRTLAAAAVASLALAALSACTDEPTEIQGVERSADAAGPSATPSTASPSASPPAAPSSPAAGAAAPVELLSAGAAPRRAVVLDVEVGHTESSTLRIDTEVELAMLSSGPIEVSVRLPYTSKVTAVSADRIDVEVRYGRGTVDVPVLRQLLGDQLDDTLAALQGTTAQVAYTPAGGVISSDVDLGAAIPPMLDGLLDGLGAQSLALAVPFPVEAVGVGARWRTTSEVDLGGVIATAETTYELRELDADGYTVAVTATQTADEVQTPLGMLSSLSGTTTGTLTGRTGLLAPASTRAKGELGAQVGAGAQGGTTSDSTVTVEVRGTTR; encoded by the coding sequence ATGACCCGCTCCCGCACGCTGGCCGCCGCAGCGGTCGCCTCGCTCGCGCTCGCCGCGCTGAGTGCCTGCACTGACGAGCCCACCGAGATCCAGGGTGTCGAGCGCTCTGCCGACGCCGCCGGGCCCTCGGCCACTCCGTCCACGGCCAGCCCGTCGGCCAGCCCGCCGGCCGCCCCGTCCTCGCCCGCCGCCGGTGCGGCCGCGCCCGTCGAGCTCCTCAGCGCCGGCGCCGCACCGCGGCGAGCGGTCGTGCTGGACGTCGAGGTGGGCCACACCGAGTCCAGCACGCTGCGGATCGACACGGAGGTCGAGCTCGCCATGCTGTCCTCGGGCCCGATCGAGGTCTCGGTCCGGCTGCCCTACACCAGCAAGGTCACCGCGGTCAGCGCCGACCGGATCGACGTCGAGGTCCGTTACGGCCGTGGCACCGTCGACGTGCCGGTGCTGCGCCAGCTCCTCGGGGACCAGCTCGACGACACGCTCGCGGCACTGCAGGGCACGACCGCCCAGGTCGCCTACACGCCGGCCGGTGGGGTCATCTCCAGCGACGTCGACCTCGGCGCCGCCATCCCGCCGATGCTCGACGGCCTGCTCGACGGCCTCGGCGCGCAGAGTCTCGCGCTCGCCGTGCCCTTCCCCGTCGAGGCGGTCGGGGTGGGTGCGCGGTGGCGCACCACCAGCGAGGTCGACCTCGGCGGCGTCATCGCGACCGCCGAGACCACCTACGAGCTGCGTGAGCTGGACGCCGACGGCTACACGGTCGCGGTCACCGCGACGCAGACCGCGGACGAGGTGCAGACGCCGCTGGGCATGCTGTCCTCGCTGTCGGGCACCACGACCGGCACCCTGACCGGACGCACCGGTCTTCTCGCGCCCGCGTCGACCAGGGCGAAGGGCGAGCTCGGCGCGCAGGTCGGCGCCGGCGCCCAAGGCGGTACGACGAGTGACAGCACCGTCACGGTCGAGGTGCGCGGCACCACTCGCTGA